TCATCCCCGGTCAGTGATATCTGCGAAACATTACGTTTCATAATTCTCCTATACAGTTAAGATAGAATGCACAACGTTCGTTATGCATTTGACATGATTGGATGACAGTTTTTTCATCTAGCAGGGTTCAGGGTGAAATTAGCCGGCATCTGCCGGCCTGCCGGCGCATTACATGCCGGCATCGACGCGCCGCATCCCCGCGCGAGCCTCGCACGGGCAGGGAAACCCGCGTTGTCCAACGCCCTTGTTCTATGCTATAATAATACATGGTTGGGATGAGAATCGTCTATGCGCAACGCCAGGACTTGCGGGGACGAACACGGGGGCCAATTCAGGGGAGAGCGACTGTCCGATATTCGGCCGGCACGCTATAGGACGCGCATCAGCCGGGCGAACAGCACACCACAGCACAGCGCTACGACAAGGCGCAATCCCATCTGTTGGATGACCACCTGTTGCCGGGGGGACAGCCGCAGGCCAAGCTTCGATACCCCCAGCATCAGGATATGCCCGCCGTCCAGGCCAGGGATGGGAAGCAGATTGGATATACCCAGAAATGCGGAGAGGAGCGCGAGCGTCCTGAGCCAGGGGAGCACCGCCGGCGAAGCAACGCCCGCTCCGTCTACCACGGCCAGGCCGACGAATAGGAGGAGATTGATCACTGGCCCGCTGGCGGCCACGCATACATCGTGATACAGGGGACGAGAGCTTTCGCCCGAAGGACTGAGCCGGCTGGGCAAACCGATCATGGCACCTACGGGGAAGGCGCGCAGGAGGAATTCCCGATCGGCTCGCAGTTGCCGGCGCCAGATGACCGGGCCCAACCCAATAGCAATGCGGCGGATGGGGATGCGCAGAAGGCGCGCCATGCCGGCATGGCCCAGCTCATGGACCATGGTGGCCACGATGAGCATTGCCAGCAGTCTCAGCACAGCAGTGGTGTTTCCCAACGAAAGCTCTTCAATCATCGCCTTTGCACCCATGCCCGACGGTCGGGAGAGGCTCTCATTATTGACTGTAGCCGGCCCAAAACAGGCATTCAATGGTACTTTCGGGCCATATAAGACGTTCAGCGAAGCAGGCAAGTTCACCCCTTTTGCAGGATCCGGGGCGAAAGCCGGCCACATGCGGCCAACTGCCGAATACTGGGGGAAACAACCATGCTCTACGTGAAGAACCTGACCCGGGATACCGTGCTGGTGGACCATGGCCGTGTGGCGAACAATGCCTGGACGCGACTGCGGGGCCTCATCGGGGTGCGTCACCTGGCGCCCGGGGATGGGCTGGCCATCATCCCCTGCCGGGGGGTACACTGCATGTTCATGTCCATCCCTATTGACGTGCTGTACGTGGACAAGTGCGATCGCGTGGT
The Anaerolineae bacterium genome window above contains:
- a CDS encoding DUF192 domain-containing protein, which codes for MLYVKNLTRDTVLVDHGRVANNAWTRLRGLIGVRHLAPGDGLAIIPCRGVHCMFMSIPIDVLYVDKCDRVVGMDQELKPWRFGSFYKGVHYVIELPAGTIARTATEVGDQLQVMY
- a CDS encoding site-2 protease family protein, with translation MIEELSLGNTTAVLRLLAMLIVATMVHELGHAGMARLLRIPIRRIAIGLGPVIWRRQLRADREFLLRAFPVGAMIGLPSRLSPSGESSRPLYHDVCVAASGPVINLLLFVGLAVVDGAGVASPAVLPWLRTLALLSAFLGISNLLPIPGLDGGHILMLGVSKLGLRLSPRQQVVIQQMGLRLVVALCCGVLFARLMRVL